In Microbulbifer sp. GL-2, the following are encoded in one genomic region:
- a CDS encoding aconitate hydratase has product MAMNLAQKLIKSHLVSGSLEPGSPIEIKIDQTLAQDGTGTLVMLELEALGLSQIKTELSAQYVDHNLLQTDFKNADDHLFLQSACRKFGLWFSRPGNGVSHPVHMACFDIPGKTLLGADSHTCAAGSMGMLAIGAGGLQVAMAIAGVPFALKMPKVLGVKLEGELPPWVSAKDIILEMLRRQTVKGCVNKIVEYHGPGLANLTAMDRHVIANMGQEMGTTASVFPADEAVKAFLKQQHRESDFVEMKADEGASYDEEDTINLSDLEPLIACPSSPDKVVTVREVAGRPIYQSYIGSSANPGLRDFAIPARIVAGRRLADDVSFDINPTSRQLLEELSRSGDLTKLLEVGARLHQTGCGGCIGMGQAPATGRLSLRTVPRNFPGRSGTADDQVYLCSPETATASALKGVITDPRDLDMDYPSFSEPEYLPDIRPLLQPPQEIPVAVELIKGPNIKPLPNFDKLPDILTGPLLLKAGDNVSTDEILPAGAEILPLRSNIPAISRYTFSRIDENFYQRAIKLNGDCFVVGGENYGQGSSREHAAVSSRFLGVRCIIAKSMARIHRRNLINFGVLPLLFENFDDYDRLEQDSTLEIDKPIAQLKSNNSVKLLIKSSGESINLRSDLSADEIEVLEAGGMINQVREKYLSNGKS; this is encoded by the coding sequence ATGGCTATGAACCTCGCACAGAAACTGATCAAGAGCCATCTCGTGAGCGGTTCATTGGAACCCGGCAGTCCAATAGAGATAAAGATTGACCAGACGCTGGCTCAAGATGGCACCGGCACTCTGGTAATGTTAGAGCTAGAAGCGCTTGGTTTATCGCAAATCAAGACTGAGCTTTCCGCACAGTATGTAGACCACAACCTCCTACAGACGGACTTCAAAAACGCTGATGATCACCTGTTCCTGCAAAGCGCCTGTCGCAAATTTGGACTTTGGTTTTCACGTCCCGGTAATGGTGTAAGCCACCCGGTACATATGGCTTGCTTTGATATCCCCGGAAAGACGTTACTTGGCGCCGATAGCCATACATGTGCGGCCGGCTCTATGGGCATGCTGGCTATTGGTGCCGGTGGCTTACAGGTGGCCATGGCTATAGCTGGCGTTCCCTTTGCGCTGAAAATGCCGAAAGTGCTCGGTGTAAAGCTTGAGGGTGAATTACCGCCATGGGTCAGTGCCAAAGACATAATCCTGGAAATGTTGCGCCGACAAACAGTTAAGGGCTGTGTGAATAAGATTGTCGAGTATCACGGCCCAGGCCTCGCCAATCTGACCGCGATGGACCGTCATGTGATTGCCAATATGGGGCAGGAGATGGGTACCACTGCCAGTGTTTTTCCCGCCGATGAAGCTGTGAAAGCCTTTCTCAAACAGCAGCACCGAGAAAGCGATTTTGTAGAAATGAAAGCCGATGAGGGTGCGAGCTATGACGAAGAGGATACTATCAATTTATCTGATCTTGAGCCGCTAATCGCCTGCCCATCCAGCCCAGATAAAGTGGTAACCGTACGTGAGGTGGCGGGCCGCCCTATTTACCAGAGCTATATTGGCTCTTCTGCTAACCCGGGGCTGCGGGATTTCGCCATACCAGCGCGCATTGTCGCAGGTCGTCGTTTAGCCGACGATGTCTCTTTTGATATCAACCCAACCTCGCGCCAATTGCTCGAAGAGCTTAGCCGGAGTGGCGATCTCACAAAACTACTTGAAGTTGGTGCGCGCTTGCACCAAACAGGCTGTGGCGGCTGTATTGGTATGGGGCAAGCTCCCGCCACTGGCCGTCTCAGTCTACGAACTGTGCCACGTAATTTCCCTGGTCGATCCGGCACAGCAGATGACCAAGTCTATTTATGCAGCCCTGAAACTGCCACTGCCAGTGCACTGAAGGGCGTGATCACCGATCCTCGTGACCTGGACATGGACTATCCCAGCTTTAGTGAGCCGGAATATCTGCCAGATATAAGACCATTACTTCAACCACCCCAAGAAATCCCTGTAGCAGTTGAACTGATTAAAGGTCCGAATATCAAACCGTTACCAAACTTTGATAAGCTTCCGGACATCTTAACGGGTCCGCTATTACTGAAAGCGGGTGACAACGTCTCTACGGATGAAATACTGCCTGCCGGAGCGGAGATTTTACCTTTGCGCTCAAACATACCCGCCATTAGTCGCTATACATTTTCCCGTATCGATGAAAATTTTTACCAGCGGGCGATAAAATTAAATGGTGACTGTTTCGTTGTTGGTGGTGAAAATTATGGGCAAGGCTCCAGCCGTGAACATGCAGCGGTATCTTCACGGTTTCTTGGCGTAAGGTGCATAATCGCAAAAAGCATGGCTCGTATCCATCGGCGTAATCTCATTAACTTTGGTGTGCTGCCACTACTTTTTGAGAACTTTGATGATTACGACCGACTTGAGCAAGATTCAACTCTTGAGATTGACAAGCCAATAGCACAATTGAAGTCAAACAATTCTGTAAAGCTTTTGATTAAGTCATCTGGCGAGAGTATTAATCTGCGCAGTGACCTGTCAGCGGATGAAATTGAGGTGCTAGAGGCTGGTGGCATGATTAATCAAGTACGAGAAAAGTATCTGAGTAATGGAAAGTCGTAG
- a CDS encoding DUF3667 domain-containing protein → MKTSDTADSYADPKLRCANCDTELMGPHCYACGQPVEGMVRQFSNVIGDLLSTLLVLDSRIWRTLPSLLFKPGFLSSEYFAGRRARYVSPVRLFIFLCLTSFLMIRLGSDWAIDVSSVEMELAQVNNIESKHNATEEGANNAERPSSKGIETALNKAITKIDQEVLQSISLPESWIDWTNKEIVKARKNVIRVSKDPNHFKKAFFSALPSSLLIMVPIFALLLWVIYALKGRLYMEHLIVTLHSHAFICFSLLLATLMMDAQEWLKNFKWIEVALSWGLLFLLGWIPVYLLIMQKRVYQQGWLMTLSKYIVIAIIYPVLLAFFTTMTALYSLAEL, encoded by the coding sequence ATGAAGACCTCTGACACGGCAGACTCATACGCGGACCCCAAGTTACGCTGCGCTAACTGCGATACAGAGCTGATGGGCCCACATTGCTATGCTTGTGGCCAGCCGGTCGAGGGAATGGTTCGACAATTCTCCAATGTGATTGGCGACCTTTTGAGCACATTGTTAGTTTTGGATTCCCGTATTTGGCGTACTTTGCCATCCCTATTATTTAAGCCGGGGTTTCTTTCTTCAGAGTATTTTGCAGGGCGTCGTGCACGTTATGTAAGCCCTGTACGTCTATTTATCTTTTTGTGCCTTACATCTTTCCTTATGATTCGCCTTGGTAGCGATTGGGCCATTGACGTCAGTAGTGTCGAGATGGAGTTGGCACAGGTTAATAATATTGAGAGTAAACATAATGCCACTGAGGAAGGAGCTAATAATGCGGAGCGGCCTAGTTCAAAGGGCATTGAGACAGCGCTGAACAAAGCGATTACTAAAATTGATCAGGAGGTCCTTCAAAGCATTAGCTTGCCAGAATCCTGGATTGACTGGACTAACAAGGAAATAGTCAAGGCCAGAAAAAATGTCATTCGGGTATCAAAGGACCCAAACCATTTCAAGAAAGCTTTTTTTAGTGCGCTCCCCTCAAGTTTACTTATTATGGTTCCCATATTTGCCTTGTTGCTTTGGGTTATCTATGCACTTAAAGGCCGTTTGTATATGGAGCATTTAATAGTTACGCTCCATAGTCATGCGTTTATTTGTTTTTCCTTATTACTGGCAACTCTGATGATGGATGCTCAGGAGTGGCTTAAAAATTTCAAGTGGATCGAAGTTGCACTTTCTTGGGGGTTACTATTTTTGCTTGGATGGATTCCTGTTTATCTGCTCATAATGCAAAAAAGAGTTTACCAGCAAGGTTGGCTAATGACATTATCTAAATATATTGTTATAGCCATTATATATCCAGTTCTACTAGCTTTTTTTACAACAATGACGGCTCTATATAGTCTCGCCGAATTGTAA
- a CDS encoding alpha/beta fold hydrolase produces MFNLTDFPKPTLISINGVELEVFEAGQQSTENPIVLCHGWPEHAYSWRHQVPALAAAGYHVIVPNQRGYGNSSRPSGVTDYDIKNLSDDLVALLDHYGYKDATFIGHDWGAMVVWGLALLYPTRVNKVINMALPYQARTEKPWVEFMEEFLGSDYYIVHFNRQPGIADTVLDANTSQFLRNIFRKNVPPAPPEPGMMMIDLARAEAPLGEPLMSDSELAVFISAFEKTGFMSSINWYRNLDRNWQILADVDPIIQKPALMIYGDRDLIPKAQNLKEFVPNVDIINLDCGHWIQQEKPEETNQIILKWLEQQDAT; encoded by the coding sequence TTGTTTAATCTAACCGATTTCCCTAAGCCCACTCTTATTTCAATCAACGGCGTTGAGTTAGAAGTCTTTGAAGCAGGCCAGCAAAGTACGGAAAACCCAATTGTGCTTTGTCACGGCTGGCCAGAGCATGCCTATTCCTGGCGCCATCAGGTGCCCGCACTAGCCGCAGCGGGCTACCATGTTATCGTTCCAAACCAGCGGGGTTATGGCAACTCATCCCGTCCTTCCGGCGTAACTGACTACGACATTAAAAACTTGTCGGATGACCTCGTCGCACTGCTTGACCACTATGGATACAAAGATGCCACCTTTATCGGCCATGATTGGGGGGCAATGGTGGTTTGGGGGCTTGCGCTATTATATCCAACCCGGGTAAATAAAGTTATAAACATGGCCTTACCCTACCAGGCTCGCACTGAAAAGCCTTGGGTCGAGTTTATGGAGGAATTTCTAGGAAGCGACTATTACATCGTTCACTTTAACCGACAGCCAGGCATTGCGGACACTGTGTTAGACGCAAATACTTCCCAGTTCCTTCGCAATATATTCCGCAAGAACGTACCTCCAGCACCACCAGAGCCTGGAATGATGATGATCGATCTCGCCAGAGCAGAAGCGCCACTTGGCGAGCCCTTAATGAGTGATAGCGAACTGGCTGTTTTTATTTCCGCATTTGAGAAAACAGGGTTCATGAGCAGTATAAATTGGTATAGAAATCTTGATCGCAATTGGCAAATCTTGGCAGATGTAGACCCAATCATTCAAAAGCCAGCACTCATGATTTACGGCGATCGAGATTTGATCCCCAAAGCCCAAAACCTAAAAGAGTTCGTTCCCAATGTTGATATAATCAACCTCGACTGCGGCCATTGGATTCAACAGGAGAAACCTGAAGAAACAAATCAGATAATTTTAAAGTGGCTAGAACAACAGGATGCCACTTAG
- the csrA gene encoding carbon storage regulator CsrA, with translation MLILTRRIGQNLRIGANVSIVVLDIKGNHVRVGIEAPKSLSVHREEIYMRIQREREMGNGDR, from the coding sequence ATGTTAATTTTAACTCGTCGGATTGGCCAAAACCTCAGGATTGGAGCAAACGTTTCAATCGTAGTCTTAGATATCAAAGGTAATCACGTGAGGGTGGGGATAGAGGCCCCCAAGTCCTTGTCCGTTCACCGTGAAGAAATTTATATGCGTATCCAGAGGGAACGGGAGATGGGCAATGGGGATCGTTGA
- a CDS encoding helix-turn-helix transcriptional regulator yields MKTLSQDQFKRSLNVSTNLFGVDETDYYVRKYGISLESECSIDTRIPIHIETEFFERSAKRIGDPVFGLTWVDFSCKFADSGVIERGKVCIDVYDTVIQGCRLLPYVSESILYKLVPYDSHHSKLIAHLDESCIYHQVDAALLLWITITRDEYSQRTIEPNRRDPDFVEVHLSHSCPVGYRSKYADAYQTDLKFNQELSGIVISNQFLNSRLRVELDSIKRAVQMEIALSDIKHGKRNLADAIYRSLLAMAPYSMPTREEIANHFNMSLRTLQRKLAESNTNFKEIADKTRRDKAFELMNRDVYSVSEITHLLGYSDLSAFNKAYNRWILSNS; encoded by the coding sequence ATGAAGACACTTTCACAAGACCAATTTAAAAGAAGCCTTAATGTAAGCACTAATTTATTCGGAGTAGATGAAACCGATTACTACGTTCGTAAATACGGAATTTCTCTAGAAAGTGAATGCTCCATTGATACTAGAATACCCATTCATATTGAAACTGAGTTCTTTGAACGGTCTGCGAAACGAATTGGGGACCCAGTGTTTGGGCTTACTTGGGTAGACTTTTCTTGTAAGTTCGCCGATTCCGGAGTAATCGAGAGAGGAAAAGTATGTATAGATGTTTATGATACTGTAATTCAGGGGTGTAGATTATTGCCCTACGTCAGTGAATCTATTCTCTATAAACTTGTTCCCTATGATAGCCACCATAGCAAATTAATTGCACATTTAGATGAAAGCTGTATATATCATCAAGTTGATGCTGCACTGTTACTTTGGATAACGATAACCAGAGACGAGTATTCACAACGTACAATTGAGCCTAACCGTCGTGATCCTGATTTCGTGGAGGTTCATTTATCTCACTCTTGTCCTGTCGGGTATCGATCGAAATACGCCGATGCTTACCAAACAGATCTAAAGTTTAATCAAGAGCTTAGTGGTATTGTGATAAGCAATCAATTTCTGAACAGTAGATTAAGGGTTGAACTTGATTCAATAAAGCGTGCTGTACAGATGGAGATTGCTTTATCCGATATTAAGCACGGAAAGCGTAACTTGGCCGACGCAATTTATCGCTCATTATTAGCCATGGCGCCTTACAGTATGCCGACAAGAGAAGAGATTGCAAATCATTTTAACATGAGCCTTCGAACCCTTCAAAGAAAGCTCGCTGAAAGCAACACTAACTTCAAAGAAATTGCAGATAAAACAAGAAGGGATAAAGCATTCGAGCTGATGAACCGGGATGTTTACAGTGTTTCTGAAATAACACACCTGCTCGGCTATTCAGACTTGTCAGCCTTTAATAAAGCATACAATCGATGGATTCTATCGAACAGTTAG
- a CDS encoding YafY family protein, giving the protein MSVRLRQDAIVRSLRRNGTSTIADLAEEVGVSRRTVLRDISALRDEGFVIHSDPGPGGGLQLDPQSVQTTARLSVAEVFALLISVASMRAAGNLPFSGLADAGLAKIEKALPPDKVRDLRRFLDCLYIGKLSPQVDISNIQEMEPALLPTFEAAFLQRLQLSFQYCDAKGSVTSRVVEPQAMLILPPLWYLVAWDPARKDFRHFRMDRISKPEYLEGKTFRRRHVLFEDNVSPIRHLPR; this is encoded by the coding sequence ATGAGTGTTCGCCTTCGACAAGACGCCATCGTGCGCAGCCTTCGCCGAAATGGTACTTCTACGATTGCTGACCTAGCAGAAGAGGTCGGTGTATCCAGGCGTACAGTGTTGCGTGACATTAGCGCACTGCGCGATGAGGGCTTTGTTATTCATTCTGACCCTGGTCCTGGGGGCGGCCTGCAACTAGACCCGCAATCGGTTCAAACCACAGCGCGTCTCTCGGTTGCCGAAGTCTTTGCTCTTCTTATCAGTGTTGCATCAATGCGTGCGGCCGGGAATTTACCTTTTTCAGGTCTCGCAGATGCCGGTCTTGCCAAAATAGAGAAAGCTTTGCCACCGGACAAAGTGCGTGACTTACGCCGGTTTTTGGACTGCTTATATATCGGTAAGCTTTCACCGCAGGTAGACATCTCAAATATTCAAGAGATGGAGCCCGCCCTGCTACCCACTTTTGAGGCAGCTTTTCTCCAACGGCTACAACTAAGTTTCCAGTACTGTGACGCAAAGGGGTCTGTAACCAGCAGGGTTGTTGAGCCACAAGCTATGCTCATTTTACCACCACTATGGTATTTGGTAGCTTGGGATCCCGCACGCAAAGACTTCCGCCATTTTCGAATGGACAGGATCAGTAAGCCGGAATACCTTGAAGGCAAAACATTTCGGCGGCGACATGTGTTATTCGAAGATAATGTCTCCCCAATTCGTCATTTGCCTCGCTAA
- a CDS encoding NYN domain-containing protein — translation MEKIAILVDVQNVYYTCRQIYKRNFDYNKFWSEVTGGREVVKAAAYAIDRGDRKQYEFQNILRSIGFEVKLKPFTQRSDGSAKGDWDVGITIDAIEYSNLVDTIVLVSGDGDFDILAHKLRLDRGKKVEVYGVPELTAASLVNAASKFTPIENKLLL, via the coding sequence ATGGAAAAAATTGCCATACTTGTTGATGTACAAAATGTTTATTACACATGCAGGCAAATCTATAAACGAAACTTTGATTACAATAAGTTTTGGTCCGAAGTGACGGGGGGAAGAGAAGTGGTTAAGGCGGCGGCTTATGCCATCGACCGTGGCGACAGAAAACAGTATGAATTTCAAAATATTTTGAGATCTATTGGTTTTGAAGTGAAATTAAAACCCTTTACGCAAAGATCCGATGGCTCCGCCAAGGGTGATTGGGACGTAGGGATAACTATTGACGCCATAGAATATTCAAACCTGGTAGATACTATAGTTTTAGTCTCGGGAGATGGTGACTTTGACATTCTTGCTCATAAACTTAGATTAGACCGAGGCAAGAAAGTTGAAGTATATGGCGTACCAGAGTTGACAGCTGCCTCATTGGTTAATGCAGCGAGTAAATTCACCCCAATTGAAAATAAGCTGTTACTCTAA
- a CDS encoding GNAT family N-acetyltransferase, protein MEIREFRDSDWSEVWGILKSVFQEGETFPNSPDTSESEAWDYWIKKPKHTFVAVINETVVGSYHLKDNQSGLGSHIANAGYIVCPENRGAGVGHSLAQHSIDFAVDDGYLALQFNLVVSTNKASIALWERLGFETVGTLPKAFNHKKMGFVNAYVMFKWLA, encoded by the coding sequence ATGGAAATTCGAGAATTTAGGGACAGTGACTGGAGTGAAGTTTGGGGGATACTAAAATCTGTATTCCAGGAAGGAGAGACTTTTCCAAACAGCCCAGATACTAGCGAGAGTGAAGCCTGGGATTATTGGATTAAAAAGCCAAAACATACGTTTGTCGCTGTTATTAATGAAACGGTGGTTGGCAGCTATCACCTTAAGGACAATCAATCAGGTTTGGGCTCTCATATTGCAAACGCTGGTTATATTGTTTGCCCGGAAAATAGGGGGGCAGGTGTGGGTCATAGCTTGGCTCAACATTCAATAGATTTTGCCGTTGACGATGGCTATTTAGCCTTACAGTTTAATCTCGTTGTATCCACCAATAAGGCTTCGATCGCCCTGTGGGAAAGATTAGGGTTTGAAACTGTTGGCACTTTACCCAAAGCATTCAATCATAAAAAAATGGGCTTTGTTAATGCTTATGTTATGTTTAAGTGGCTAGCATAA
- a CDS encoding patatin-like phospholipase family protein yields MAIRILSIDGGGIRGILPGEILVSLESKLKVKSGNPGARIGDFFDLIAGTSTGAILGAAYICPNKEGKPKFSAREAVNIYLKEGGKVFDTGIWPYLNKLRLLKGEKYSTHELEKILKKYFGKTKLSKLLKPTCFISYDIKKREQVIFRQHCAIVRDEDFLVRDLLRGSTAAPTYFEPARIYSLPPLNKKYVLVDGGMVASDPALCAYSEAIKFSGVGGIKDMIIVSLGTGKQLISYKYKEVKNWGVFNWARPAIDIALSGGAQMTHYYLKQISSTVENTKYYRIQPDLYDANPALDDASFKNLKELKKSGERNAKHYDKLLDDIAQTLVNTQDIHQYEQRY; encoded by the coding sequence GTGGCGATCAGAATCCTATCTATTGATGGAGGGGGGATAAGAGGCATACTGCCAGGTGAGATATTGGTCTCTCTTGAGAGTAAGCTGAAAGTAAAATCAGGCAATCCCGGCGCCAGAATAGGAGATTTTTTTGACCTGATTGCGGGAACAAGTACTGGCGCAATATTAGGCGCAGCCTATATTTGCCCCAACAAGGAAGGAAAACCCAAATTCTCAGCCCGGGAAGCTGTTAATATCTACCTCAAAGAAGGAGGTAAGGTGTTTGATACTGGAATCTGGCCTTACCTGAACAAGCTGAGACTACTTAAGGGAGAAAAATACTCAACACATGAACTAGAAAAGATATTAAAGAAGTATTTTGGTAAAACAAAGCTAAGCAAACTGTTAAAACCCACCTGTTTCATCTCCTATGATATTAAAAAGCGCGAGCAAGTTATCTTTAGGCAACACTGCGCCATAGTGAGAGATGAAGACTTTCTGGTAAGAGATTTACTAAGAGGCAGTACTGCCGCTCCAACCTACTTTGAACCTGCACGTATTTATTCGCTGCCGCCACTTAACAAAAAATATGTCCTGGTAGACGGTGGTATGGTAGCCAGTGACCCTGCACTATGCGCCTACTCAGAGGCCATTAAGTTTAGCGGTGTGGGAGGTATTAAGGATATGATTATTGTATCTCTTGGCACTGGTAAACAGCTAATAAGCTACAAATACAAAGAGGTAAAAAATTGGGGGGTTTTTAACTGGGCGAGACCAGCGATAGATATCGCACTAAGTGGCGGAGCCCAAATGACGCATTATTATCTGAAACAAATTTCATCTACCGTAGAAAACACAAAATACTATCGAATTCAGCCAGATCTATATGATGCCAATCCCGCACTGGATGATGCATCATTCAAAAACTTGAAAGAATTGAAGAAGTCTGGTGAAAGAAATGCAAAGCACTATGATAAATTGCTAGATGACATTGCTCAGACATTGGTGAACACACAAGATATTCATCAATATGAGCAAAGATACTAA
- a CDS encoding class I SAM-dependent methyltransferase, with protein sequence MSKDPKLVAEQLRKPSGALASDTALQMNKANKATNLAALELLNVVDHDHILEIGPGNGKFAIDVLRKGSSIRYTGIDWSSDMVVSAKTLNSKYIESGQMDFKVGTSERLPFADSQFEKAITVHTIYFWESLKTHLSEIRRVLVPEGKFCLAFGDKSFMQSLSFTPFGFQLFDESDIRAQLIEAGFRVLCCERHIEYGESNTGDLVEKLINIILCET encoded by the coding sequence ATGTCTAAAGATCCTAAACTGGTCGCGGAACAACTAAGGAAGCCATCTGGTGCTTTAGCTTCAGATACTGCATTGCAGATGAACAAGGCTAATAAAGCAACGAACCTGGCTGCACTAGAGTTGCTTAATGTGGTAGATCATGACCATATTCTTGAGATTGGGCCTGGCAATGGCAAGTTTGCAATAGATGTGCTTCGTAAGGGCTCCAGTATTCGCTATACGGGAATCGATTGGTCCAGTGATATGGTTGTGAGCGCGAAAACTCTTAATTCTAAATATATTGAATCAGGACAGATGGACTTTAAAGTTGGAACCTCGGAGAGGTTGCCGTTTGCCGACAGCCAGTTCGAGAAGGCGATTACTGTCCACACCATCTACTTTTGGGAATCTCTCAAAACACATTTGTCTGAAATACGCAGAGTACTGGTACCTGAAGGGAAATTTTGTTTAGCTTTTGGGGATAAGTCTTTTATGCAAAGTTTATCATTCACACCGTTTGGGTTTCAGCTTTTTGATGAAAGCGACATTCGAGCTCAATTAATTGAAGCTGGCTTTAGGGTTCTATGTTGTGAAAGGCATATTGAATATGGAGAGAGTAATACTGGTGATCTAGTAGAAAAGTTAATAAATATTATTTTATGTGAGACTTGA
- a CDS encoding DUF4396 domain-containing protein, translating into MLNGAMLVWFIFAAISVIFVVWDSITNAPTSWVQRMAWILVVVYTGVVGLILYLLTCRRPFPGAHDAFTRATWKQSVNSEMHCLAGDATGIVIAASIVPIFGLTNGWDATIEYIAGFICGLFIFQALMMRGMYQGNYLKAVRKTFFAETVSMNMVMGGMIPTMIILASLWPGSEDPTNAIFWFRMSLATIVGGIIAYPINYYLVKNHLKHGCMTLPGRDGPAPHLGHCSLESHPTDKNHKEHGMTMRTLPLPIAIIWVACTLIFLLFTILITNQFVPLRF; encoded by the coding sequence ATGCTAAATGGCGCTATGCTTGTCTGGTTTATTTTCGCGGCTATAAGTGTGATCTTTGTCGTTTGGGATTCCATCACCAACGCGCCGACCAGCTGGGTACAACGTATGGCATGGATACTGGTGGTGGTATATACCGGTGTTGTCGGGTTAATACTCTATCTTCTTACTTGTCGTCGGCCCTTCCCTGGCGCCCACGATGCCTTTACTCGAGCAACATGGAAGCAAAGCGTAAACAGTGAGATGCATTGCCTGGCTGGCGATGCAACTGGAATCGTGATTGCAGCGTCAATAGTTCCTATTTTCGGACTCACTAATGGCTGGGATGCCACTATTGAATACATTGCCGGATTTATCTGCGGGCTATTTATTTTCCAAGCACTGATGATGCGTGGTATGTATCAGGGAAACTACTTAAAAGCTGTACGTAAAACATTCTTCGCCGAGACTGTTTCTATGAATATGGTGATGGGAGGAATGATTCCAACTATGATAATACTAGCTTCGCTATGGCCCGGTTCAGAAGACCCCACAAATGCTATATTTTGGTTCCGAATGAGCCTTGCAACTATCGTCGGTGGAATAATCGCTTACCCTATTAACTATTACTTGGTTAAAAACCACTTGAAACATGGGTGTATGACTTTACCAGGGCGTGATGGGCCAGCACCTCATTTAGGACACTGCTCGCTTGAAAGCCATCCCACCGATAAGAACCATAAAGAACATGGTATGACAATGCGCACCCTGCCTCTTCCAATTGCAATCATTTGGGTAGCGTGCACCCTTATTTTTCTTCTATTTACAATTCTAATAACGAATCAGTTTGTACCTCTACGATTTTGA